A region of Micromonospora sp. WMMD882 DNA encodes the following proteins:
- a CDS encoding tyrosine-type recombinase/integrase, whose translation MHDKVDSVFLVLVEEFLVARATRKPSPHTLDAYRRDLVGVARLAAERAATPLPLDALTITDLSPRLLRAAFAAYAAPRAAASVHRAWSTWNNFFTYLVAEGVVAGNPMPAVDRPRAPLPQPKPLRGEDTPERLLAAVAQGAGRQHDPWPERDVAVLALALCTGLRLSELLALRVASVAGRPGERRVDVAGKGGRPRVVPVEPELDEVLVAYLESRARRFGRRSVRPDSALLVDRRGEPLRRGGLQYLVDSCYRRAGVTDRVPVGARLHALRHTFATRLAEDGASAAEIMRLLGHASLSSSQSYIEVTAGQQRAAVRSNRTHRVLAGLVG comes from the coding sequence ATGCATGACAAAGTGGACAGTGTGTTTCTGGTGCTCGTCGAGGAGTTCCTCGTCGCCCGGGCCACCCGCAAGCCGTCCCCGCACACGCTCGACGCGTACCGGCGGGACCTGGTGGGGGTGGCGCGCCTGGCGGCGGAACGGGCGGCCACTCCCCTCCCCCTGGACGCCCTGACGATCACCGACCTCTCCCCCCGGCTGCTGCGGGCCGCGTTCGCGGCGTACGCCGCTCCCCGCGCGGCGGCGTCGGTGCACCGGGCCTGGTCCACCTGGAACAACTTCTTCACGTACCTGGTGGCGGAGGGGGTGGTCGCCGGGAATCCGATGCCGGCGGTGGACCGGCCCCGCGCCCCACTCCCCCAGCCCAAGCCGCTACGCGGGGAGGACACCCCGGAGCGGCTGCTCGCCGCCGTGGCGCAGGGCGCCGGTCGGCAGCACGACCCGTGGCCGGAGCGGGACGTGGCCGTCCTGGCGCTGGCGTTGTGCACGGGGCTGCGACTGTCGGAGCTGCTGGCGTTACGGGTGGCGAGTGTGGCCGGTCGGCCCGGTGAGCGGCGGGTGGACGTGGCGGGCAAGGGTGGCCGGCCGCGGGTGGTGCCGGTGGAGCCGGAGTTGGACGAGGTGCTGGTGGCCTACCTGGAGAGCCGGGCGCGGCGGTTCGGTAGGCGTTCGGTACGGCCGGACTCGGCGTTGCTGGTGGACCGTCGGGGTGAGCCGTTGCGCCGTGGCGGGCTGCAGTATCTGGTGGATTCGTGTTACCGGCGGGCAGGGGTCACCGATCGGGTGCCGGTGGGCGCGCGGTTGCACGCGTTGCGGCACACGTTCGCGACGCGGTTGGCCGAGGACGGGGCGAGCGCGGCGGAGATCATGCGGTTGCTGGGGCATGCGTCGTTGTCGTCGTCGCAGTCGTACATCGAGGTGACGGCGGGTCAGCAGCGGGCGGCGGTGCGGTCGAACCGTACGCATCGGGTGTTGGCGGGGTTGGTGGGGTGA